In Reinekea thalattae, a genomic segment contains:
- a CDS encoding flavin reductase family protein, producing MNFDFSQLQKPEIYRLFTHAIIPRPIAWVLTENESDNEDRSYNIAPYSFFTAVTSEPPVLVFSAGKKRDGSKKDTWQNIERSKRCVIHIANTDLAEPLNASAASLESGQSEIEHINLPITEQAGFVLPRVTSAPVAFECSLYEIHEIGDAPQGMIYCQVEAAYVADDVMHKDKPLIDFTKLQPLSKIGGEDYAALGEITTLKRPS from the coding sequence ATGAACTTTGATTTCTCTCAACTACAAAAACCTGAAATCTACCGCCTGTTTACCCACGCCATCATTCCGCGCCCTATCGCTTGGGTACTCACTGAAAACGAAAGCGACAATGAAGACAGAAGTTACAACATTGCGCCCTATTCTTTCTTTACCGCAGTAACGTCAGAGCCGCCAGTATTGGTGTTTTCTGCAGGTAAAAAGCGTGATGGCAGTAAAAAAGATACTTGGCAAAACATCGAACGCAGCAAGCGCTGTGTCATTCACATTGCCAATACTGACTTAGCCGAACCATTGAATGCTTCTGCGGCATCACTAGAAAGCGGCCAGTCTGAAATCGAACACATTAATCTACCGATAACAGAGCAAGCTGGCTTCGTACTACCTAGAGTTACCAGTGCTCCGGTGGCGTTTGAGTGCAGCCTCTATGAGATTCATGAAATTGGCGACGCGCCTCAGGGGATGATTTATTGCCAAGTTGAAGCAGCCTATGTTGCCGATGACGTCATGCACAAAGACAAACCGTTGATCGACTTCACCAAGCTGCAGCCGCTATCGAAAATTGGCGGTGAAGACTATGCCGCGCTAGGCGAGATCACGACATTAAAACGTCCCTCTTAA
- a CDS encoding D-2-hydroxyacid dehydrogenase yields the protein MTQPLQAVFLDQSSLNPTDLDFGPLEAVANWQWFSQTSADQVASRIEQADIVACNKVILNKQQIVNAQRLKLIIVAATGVNNIDLDACREQGIAVYNCQSYGNESVVQHSFALLFALANQLTANHQAAIQKWPNASQFCLLDHLPMQLAGKTFGLVGYGSLGKKAAQVAEALGMKVIISARKGQATSDGRVSFEQLLKQADIISLHCPLTAETKDLFSLNEFKQMQAHALLINTARGGIVNETDLVQALQQGLIAGAASDVLTEEPPVNGNPLLEYRGANLIVTPHMAWSSSQARQTIIEQLAQNIENFRHQNDLRRIC from the coding sequence ATGACTCAACCATTACAGGCAGTATTTCTCGACCAATCCAGTCTTAACCCAACGGACTTAGACTTCGGCCCATTAGAAGCCGTTGCCAATTGGCAATGGTTTAGTCAGACCTCGGCCGATCAGGTTGCCAGCAGAATTGAACAGGCTGACATCGTCGCCTGTAACAAGGTCATTCTGAACAAACAACAGATAGTCAACGCCCAACGGCTTAAGCTAATCATCGTTGCCGCCACGGGCGTTAACAATATTGATCTTGATGCTTGCCGTGAGCAGGGCATCGCCGTTTACAACTGCCAAAGCTACGGCAATGAGTCGGTCGTTCAGCACAGTTTCGCGCTACTATTCGCACTGGCCAACCAACTAACGGCCAACCATCAGGCCGCGATTCAAAAATGGCCTAACGCCAGCCAGTTCTGCTTGCTGGATCATCTGCCCATGCAATTGGCAGGTAAAACCTTTGGCCTTGTTGGCTATGGCAGCCTCGGCAAAAAAGCGGCTCAAGTCGCCGAAGCCTTAGGCATGAAGGTAATTATCTCGGCACGTAAAGGCCAAGCCACCAGTGATGGTCGGGTTAGCTTTGAACAGCTATTAAAACAGGCCGACATCATTAGCCTGCACTGCCCATTAACAGCAGAAACTAAAGACCTGTTCAGCTTAAATGAATTCAAACAGATGCAAGCACACGCCTTGCTGATCAATACCGCGCGCGGCGGTATTGTTAACGAAACCGATCTGGTGCAGGCACTGCAACAGGGTTTGATCGCAGGCGCTGCGAGCGACGTATTAACAGAAGAGCCGCCGGTTAATGGCAACCCCTTATTAGAATACCGTGGCGCAAACCTTATCGTCACACCTCACATGGCATGGAGCAGCAGCCAAGCTCGGCAAACCATCATCGAGCAGCTGGCGCAGAATATCGAAAACTTTCGCCACCAAAACGACCTACGACGTATTTGTTAG